One Tetrapisispora phaffii CBS 4417 chromosome 2, complete genome genomic region harbors:
- the UTP21 gene encoding rRNA-processing protein UTP21 (similar to Saccharomyces cerevisiae UTP21 (YLR409C); ancestral locus Anc_4.275) — protein MSTMIEQKKRKLSSAIVAARRDPSKIFSPYRVIGNVSNYVPFSVGTLGSTFYIVTSVGKSFQIYDANNLHLLFVSEKELDNPITAFATHFHYVYVGSGNKVFVFKRGIQEYEIELKANARVKSVCVFGDFLCASAEDGILYIYKKKNASAKYPTEYYSQFQVTELLGGDIVSIIHLPTYLNKIVIITKSNLLLINVRTGKLLFQSQEFPNNITTACDAPALDIIALGTNAGQLMMYNIKKGKVIRNINIPKSHISSISFRTDGAPHMSVGCTNGDLIFYDLDRRSRIHVIKNAHKESLGGVMKAMFLNGQPIIVTSGGDNSLKEFVFDPSLSQADGETVVQPPRLLRSRGGHSQPPSCIQFADSSAHMLLSSSRDRSLWSFSLRKDAQSQELSQRLHKNSNGDRLAGGSVREKFPEILSMAIENSRLGEWENVITAHKDEKSARTWDMRNKRVGRWTFNTTDDGFAKSVALSQCGNFGLVGSSNGSIVVYNMQSGLIRRKYKLHKKAVTGIAIDGMNRKMVSCGLDGIVGFYDFNKATLLGKLVLDSSISSMVYHRSSDLIALVLDDLSIVVIDTITQKIVRQLWGHSNRITSLDFSPDGRWIVSTSLDSTLRTWDLPTGNCIDGVKLENVATNIQFSANGEFIATSHVVGNGICLWTNKSQFKSISTRAISEDEFRNIMLPNNSASGNSNIIEGALDVSNDDELDIDFTNYESLSQINEDLITLSVGPRNKLNTLLNLDIIKQRSKPTEAPKKPEKASFFLQLTGDKIGDEASTREGVVDTSALESAESESKLNEAGAAEQELQKFKPRGHVELESQFTKLLRECSKQNNYSKFLEYLIKLSPSLIDIEIRGLDSFEPFNEIIFFINALTSGLKSKRNFELYEAFMSILFKVHGDVLHSNNTNANISEALEKWDIVHSECNKLDDLLKYCSGVLNFISSN, from the coding sequence ATGAGTACCATGATTGaacaaaagaagagaaagtTGAGTTCAGCAATTGTTGCCGCTAGAAGAGATCCATCAAAGATTTTTTCTCCATACAGAGTAATTGGTAATGTTAGTAATTACGTTCCATTTTCTGTAGGTACATTAGGTTCGactttttatattgttaCTAGTGTTGGAAAAAGTTTCCAAATTTATGATGCTAATAATTTGCATTTACTATTTGTCTCTGAAAAAGAACTAGACAACCCAATTACTGCTTTTGCAACTCACTTCCATTACGTATATGTAGGATCCGGAAATAAGGTGTTTGTCTTCAAAAGAGGTATTCAAGAATATGAAATCGAACTAAAGGCAAATGCGAGAGTCAAATCAGTTTGTGTATTTGGGGACTTTTTATGTGCATCAGCAGAAGATGGCATACTTTATATctacaaaaagaaaaatgcTTCTGCTAAGTATCCTACTGAATACTACTCTCAATTCCAAGTTACAGAGCTGCTAGGAGGCGACATTGTATCAATCATACATTTACCaacttatttgaataaaattgtcattattacaaaatccaatttattattaattaatgtaAGAACAGGTAAATTATTGTTCCAATCTCAAGAGTTCCCTAACAATATAACAACAGCATGTGATGCTCCAGCCTTAGATATAATTGCGCTTGGTACCAATGCGGGTCAACTTATGAtgtataatataaaaaaaggTAAAGTAATAAGAAATATCAACATTCCAAAATCACATATTTCCTCCATATCATTCAGAACGGATGGCGCACCACATATGTCTGTAGGTTGTACCAATGGtgatttaatattttatgatTTAGATCGTCGTTCCCGTATTCATGTTATTAAGAATGCCCATAAAGAATCCTTAGGTGGCGTTATGAAAGCTATGTTTTTAAATGGTCAACCTATAATAGTAACTTCTGGTGGTGATAACTCTTTGAAagaatttgtttttgaCCCATCTCTTTCTCAAGCTGACGGTGAAACTGTTGTTCAACCACCAAGATTGTTACGTTCTAGAGGTGGGCATTCACAGCCTCCTTCCTGTATTCAATTTGCAGACTCAAGTGCACACATGTTGTTATCATCATCTAGAGATAGATCTCTTTGGTCATTTTCATTGAGAAAGGATGCACAGTCACAAGAATTATCACAAAGACTTCATAAAAATTCGAATGGTGATCGATTAGCAGGTGGTTCTGTCAGGGAGAAATTTCCTGAAATTTTATCCATGGCTATTGAAAACTCGAGATTAGGTGAATGGGAGAATGTTATTACAGCACataaagatgaaaaatCTGCTCGTACATGGGATATGCGTAATAAGAGAGTAGGCAGATGGACTTTCAATACCACAGATGATGGATTTGCTAAATCTGTTGCTTTATCTCAATGTGGCAATTTTGGCCTTGTTGGATCTTCGAATGGTAGCATTGTGGTTTATAATATGCAAAGTGGTCTTATCCgtagaaaatataaacttCACAAGAAAGCAGTTACTGGCATTGCTATTGATGGTATGAATAGAAAAATGGTATCTTGTGGTTTAGATGGTATTGTTGGTTTTTATGATTTTAACAAAGCTACATTATTAGGTAAATTGGTACTGGATTCCTCGATTTCATCCATGGTTTACCATCGTTCATCTGATTTAATTGCACTAGTTCTAGATGATTTATCGATAGTCGTGATTGACACAATAACACAAAAAATCGTCCGTCAGCTATGGGGTCATTCCAATAGAATTACCTCTTTAGATTTTTCACCAGATGGCCGTTGGATTGTTTCTACATCTCTAGATTCTACTCTTAGAACTTGGGATTTGCCAACTGGTAATTGTATCGATGGTGTAAAACTTGAAAATGTAGCCacaaatattcaattttctGCTAACGGTGAATTTATTGCTACTTCGCATGTTGTTGGTAATGGTATTTGTTTATGGACTAATAAAAGTCAGTTTAAATCTATATCGACTAGAGCTATTTCAGAAGATGAATTCAGAAATATAATGCTACCTAATAACTCCGCATCTGGaaattctaatattatCGAAGGTGCATTAGATGTTAGCAACGATGATGAATTAGATATAGATTTTACAAACTACGAATCACTTTCTCAGATAAATGAGGATTTGATCACATTGTCGGTTGGCCCAAggaataaattgaatacaTTGTTGAAtcttgatattattaaacaaaGGTCTAAACCAACTGAGGCTCCTAAGAAACCAGAAAAAGCTTCGTTCTTTTTACAATTAACTGGTGACAAAATTGGTGACGAAGCTTCTACTAGGGAAGGTGTTGTGGATACTTCCGCCCTAGAATCTGCGGAAAGTGAGTCTAAATTAAACGAAGCAGGGGCAGCTGAACAAGAATTGCAGAAATTCAAGCCAAGAGGCCATGTTGAGTTGGAATCCCAATTTACTAAGTTATTACGTGAATGTTCTAAGCAAAACAATTATAGTAAATTCttagaatatttaattaaactatCCCCATCTTTGATAGATATTGAAATCAGAGGTCTTGATTCATTTGAGCcgtttaatgaaattatattcttcatcaatGCTTTGACAAGTGGTTTAAAATCTAAACGCAACTTTGAGTTATATGAAGCATTTATGAgcatattatttaaagttcATGGTGATGTATTACattcaaataatacaaatgCCAACATTTCTGAAGCATTAGAAAAGTGGGATATTGTTCACTCTGAATGCAACAAATTAGATGacttattaaaatattgttcTGGtgtattaaattttatttcaagTAATTAA
- the BER1 gene encoding Ber1p (similar to Saccharomyces cerevisiae YLR412W; ancestral locus Anc_4.279): MSQDDFKKVGKKIKNRLDTFNGDLIKFRQIIRESEFFTELVDILCEKYKGIDRIRCLALGSFHEEIPARYQFALLLEIIEKIEHENGKQLKVSIYDPVFTNDDIEYIGKNGINWTIDENPPQWSNFTDSTIYYLPHAPLDLTENVIKNEHPKIWLANNLIEHSDRYTKAQLYDKYPVIAKLVYILTSNSSVSGNSGVIQDKKIQEDGFTRFESSKKKRGRKKKLAVSQCSFDYSLIESYFNNCRFESKFNDGLLLNNKPWINSFSDLTLHIID; the protein is encoded by the coding sequence atgtcCCAGGATGATTTTAAGAAAGTTggtaaaaaaattaagaatAGATTGGATACGTTTAATGGTGATCTGATAAAATTTAGACAAATAATTAGAGAATCTGAATTTTTCACTGAATTGGTAGATATATTGtgtgaaaaatataaaggaATTGATAGAATCAGGTGTTTAGCTCTCGGAAGCTTTCATGAAGAAATTCCAGCTAGGTACCAAtttgcattattattagagaTAATAGAGAAAATTGAGCATGAAAATggaaaacaattaaaagtttcaatCTATGACCCTGTATTTACCAACGATGATATAGAATACATTGGAAAGAATGGAATCAATTGGACGATTGACGAAAATCCACCACAATGGAGTAATTTCACAGACTCTACAATATACTACCTACCGCATGCACCATTGGATTTAACTGAgaatgttattaaaaatgaacatCCTAAAATATGGCTAGCTAACAATTTAATAGAACACTCTGATAGATATACGAAGGCTCAGCTTTATGATAAATACCCTGTCATAGCTAAattagtatatatattgactTCAAATTCAAGTGTTAGTGGTAACAGTGGGGTGATTCAAGATAAGAAAATCCAGGAAGATGGTTTTACCAGATTCGAATCAagtaagaaaaaaagaggcagaaagaagaaattggcCGTCAGTCAATGTAGCTTTGATTATTCTTTGATCGAATCTTACTTTAACAATTGCAGATTTGAAAGTAAATTTAACGATGGACTgcttttaaataataaaccGTGGATAAACTCATTCTCAGATCTGACACTTCATATTATTGACTAA
- the PRS1 gene encoding ribose phosphate diphosphokinase subunit PRS1 (similar to Saccharomyces cerevisiae PRS1 (YKL181W); ancestral locus Anc_4.278): protein MRKCKVFVGNSHPKLGKLVCERLGIEPAPCTLKNYVNGETSVQIGTSVRDEDVYVIQSGSATVNDHIMELLILVSACRGGSARKITAVIPQFPYSKQCKMKKHRGAITARMLANLLIMAGADHVVSMDLHASQMQGFFTKPVDNLYGGPSLAKWIRENVEDYQEAVVVSKNPGGTKRVTALADALKINFAMIHTDRRRSKDLYSQNRDLQQLKQRKQSMLRKNKPIVKQGETPNEEENIILTNGIQTARIRNGHVIGDEEEEEESVIEDFDSDVISIDGINSTALGETYDAIDSDDDEESEFVQKEKLITLVGNVRGRSAVILDDMIDRPSSIIEAAEHLIQNCGAKKVYVVATHGVFTGDSLELLEQSEAIHQIVVTNTYPIAEARINKSKKLTIIDVSAIFAECIRRDHYGESISVLFDSLAT from the coding sequence ATGCGTAAGTGTAAAGTTTTTGTTGGTAATTCTCACCCAAAATTAGGGAAACTGGTTTGTGAAAGACTAGGTATTGAACCTGCCCCATGtactttgaaaaattacGTTAATGGTGAAACATCTGTTCAGATTGGTACTTCTGTGCGTGACGAAGATGTTTATGTTATTCAATCTGGTTCCGCAACAGTTAATGATCACATTATGGAATTATTGATTCTAGTATCCGCCTGTAGAGGTGGTTCTGCTAGAAAAATTACTGCCGTCATTCCTCAGTTTCCTTATTCCAAACAATGCAAAATGAAGAAGCATAGAGGTGCTATCACAGCAAGAATGTTAGCTAATCTATTGATTATGGCAGGTGCTGATCATGTTGTTTCAATGGATCTTCATGCCTCCCAAATGCAAGGTTTCTTCACAAAACCGGTAGACAATTTATATGGTGGACCAAGTTTAGCTAAATGGATTCGTGAAAATGTTGAAGATTATCAAGAAGCTGTAGTTGTCTCTAAGAACCCTGGCGGTACTAAGAGAGTCACGGCATTAGCAGATGCTctaaaaatcaatttcgCAATGATCCATACTGATCGTCGTCGTTCAAAGGATTTATATTCACAAAATAGAGACTTACAACAACTGAAACAGAGAAAACAGTCAATGTTAAGAAAGAATAAACCAATTGTCAAACAAGGTGAAACCCCTaacgaagaagaaaatattatattaaccAACGGGATTCAAACTGCTAGAATTCGTAATGGTCATGTAATTGGagatgaagaagaggaGGAAGAATCTGTTATCGAAGATTTTGATAGTGATGTAATCTCCATTGATGGTATCAATTCCACTGCATTGGGTGAAACTTACGATGCTATTGATtctgatgatgatgaagagaGTGAATTTGTCCAAAaggaaaaattaattactTTGGTCGGTAACGTCCGTGGTCGTTCCGCCGTAATTTTAGATGATATGATTGACAGACCATCTTCTATCATCGAAGCTGCCGAGCACTTGATTCAAAATTGTGGTGCTAAAAAAGTCTACGTTGTTGCTACCCATGGTGTTTTCACTGGCGACTCATTAGAGTTGTTAGAACAATCTGAAGCCATTCATCAAATAGTAGTTACAAATACTTATCCAATTGCTGAGGCTCgtataaataaatcaaaaaaattgacTATAATCGACGTATCTGCTATATTTGCAGAATGTATTCGTCGTGATCATTATGGTGAAAGTATCTCGGTGCTATTTGATTCTTTGGCCACTTAA
- the VIP1 gene encoding inositol polyphosphate kinase VIP1 (similar to Saccharomyces cerevisiae VIP1 (YLR410W); ancestral locus Anc_4.276), producing the protein MSEQEKDSRHNEGLSTSPNKSELDSKTKKAMESMAPFLMDFVPKTSSSENTSLKLLPVSPKEGSDEEDEDVGATLQRTLSHNSQHGNSTTIKAASSPSVNIAAKEYVLNPIKFNDNSFNSNPNPVSMDPPSPSASNSEASSNNSSAPNSTASSKRPSISHVKLQLPKIGKIGVCAMDNKVLSKPCRRILNTLIENGEFETIIFGDKVILDESVENWPTCDFLISFFSNGFPLEKAIQYVNLRKPFFINDLVMQKALWDRRLCLRLLKSAGVPTPPKLEISRDGGPVYDDQLKSMLIERGVSIDPIPEPKWRMIDEDTLEVNGETMTKPFVEKPVDGENHNIYIYYHSKDGGGGRRLFRKVDNKSSEFDPTLLMPRTEGSYIYEMFIETDNSEDVKAYTVGENFCHAETRKSPVVDGIVRRNTHGKEVRYLTELSTEEKQMASRVCKVFSQMICGFDILRVKGKSYVIDVNGFSFVKDNAAYYDHCVRILRETFIEAKKRIDLRKKNLPVIQEEKSQKWVFKGLVTVIRHADRTPKQKFKHSFTSPIFISLLKGHKEEVVIRKTDDLKIALKALQLAIDENAEDPTKLYVLFKALKKKLDFPGTKIQLKPLLNSDKEVEKVQFILKWGGEPTHSARYQARELGEQMRQDFDLLNKSILQNIKIFSSSERRVLLSAQVWASALFSENEVGSDEINIRKDLLDDSNAAKDLMDKVKKKLKPLLRVGNEIPSQFAWPAKMPGPYTVTKRVVDLMNYHHEVLNLNYQTKDVDTFQKRWCCGEDPFLFKERWEKLFKEFVSVEKLDPSKISELYDTIKYDSLHNREFLEHAFDPSGFDHQIIDEVSSHFLVNNYPVNVLAKNNFKITDTVPKHSSSSTASRSSSLLGSSGWVIESKKPVDFEKTQQSSCFEKRRFILFQELFKLTKVLFDFICPKEYGIKDSEKLDIGLLTSLPLARQILDDIDAMKTRQDPECIAYFTKESHIYTLLNIIYESGIPMRIPRNALPEFDYLSQINFELYESTDGNGEKMHSIRLKMSPGCHTQHPLDVQLDDKHYISCIHKISLTKHLDIDYVQEKIRNKFTRVNLPKKFTPVNITSPNLTFQPGMRDFNKISDVSLESRETDNTNSTDNTESTLNLTKASELTVSSIDGVLNATSDTINK; encoded by the coding sequence ATGTCAGAACAGGAGAAAGATTCTAGACATAATGAGGGTTTATCAACATCTCCAAACAAGAGCGAATTAGACAGTAAAACGAAGAAAGCTATGGAGTCAATGGCTCCTTTCCTGATGGATTTTGTTCCTAAGACTTCTTCCAGCGAAAATACTTCATTGAAGCTACTACCTGTTAGTCCTAAGGAAGGTTccgatgaagaagatgaggATGTAGGTGCGACATTACAGAGAACGTTAAGTCATAATTCACAACATGGTAATTCGACGACAATCAAAGCTGCTAGCTCTCCCAGTGTTAACATTGCAGCCAAGGAATATGTTTTAAATCCTATTAAGTTCAATGataattctttcaattctaACCCGAATCCGGTATCTATGGATCCTCCATCTCCTTCAGCAAGCAACAGTGAAGCTTCGAGCAATAATAGTAGTGCACCAAACTCAACTGCTTCCTCCAAAAGACCGTCTATTTCTCACGTGAAACTTCAATTACCAAAAATTGGTAAAATTGGGGTTTGTGCCATGGATAATAAAGTCCTTTCCAAACCATGCAGGAGAATTCTAAATACGTTGATTGAAAATGGtgaatttgaaacaataatatttggtGATAAAGTTATATTAGATGAGAGTGTCGAAAACTGGCCAACTTGTGactttttgatttcttttttctcCAATGGTTTTCCATTAGAGAAAGCTATCCAATATGTAAATTTAAGAAAGCCATTTTTTATCAATGATCTAGTAATGCAGAAAGCTCTTTGGGATAGAAGATTATGTTTGAGACTTTTAAAAAGCGCAGGTGTCCCGACACCGCCTAAATTAGAAATTAGCAGAGATGGTGGTCCAGTCTATGACGATCAATTAAAGTCTATGTTAATTGAGAGAGGGGTATCGATTGATCCAATTCCAGAACCAAAATGGCGAATGATTGATGAAGACACTTTAGAAGTCAATGGTGAAACCATGACTAAACCCTTTGTCGAAAAACCTGTTGACGGAGAAaatcataatatttatatatattatcattctAAAGATGGTGGTGGTGGTCGAAGGCTATTTAGAAAAGTTGACAATAAGTCTTCGGAATTTGACCCCACATTATTAATGCCTCGTACTGAAGgatcatatatatatgaaatgTTCATCGAAACAGACAACTCTGAAGATGTCAAAGCCTACACAGTTGGAGAAAACTTTTGTCATGCCGAAACAAGAAAGTCGCCGGTTGTTGATGGTATTGTCAGAAGAAATACGCATGGTAAAGAAGTTAGATATTTGACAGAATTAAGCACAGAAGAAAAGCAGATGGCAAGTCGTGTTTGTAAGGTTTTTTCTCAAATGATATGTGGATTTGACATTTTACGTGTAAAGGGTAAAAGTTACGTTATCGATGTCAATGGGTTTTCCTTTGTAAAAGATAATGCTGCGTATTATGACCATTGTGTGAGGATTCTAAGGGAAACTTTTATTGAAGccaaaaaaagaattgatttaaggaagaaaaatttaccagttattcaagaagaaaagTCTCAAAAATGGGTATTCAAGGGATTGGTCACTGTCATTCGCCATGCTGATAGAACACCtaaacaaaaattcaaGCATTCTTTCACCTCTCctatatttatttcacTATTAAAGGGAcataaagaagaagttgTGATAAGAAAAACAGATGATTTAAAGATTGCTTTAAAAGCTTTACAGCTTGCTATCGATGAGAATGCAGAAGATCCCACAAAATTATATGTCCTGTTTAAAGcattgaaaaagaaactaGATTTTCCAGGAAccaaaattcaattaaagcCTCTTTTGAATAGTGATAAAGAGGTAGAGAAGGtccaatttattttgaaatggGGTGGCGAACCAACACATTCTGCCCGTTATCAAGCTCGTGAATTAGGTGAACAAATGCGTCAAGATTTTGATCTCTTGAACAAATCAATACTTCAAAacatcaaaattttttccTCATCAGAAAGACGTGTTTTACTCTCTGCTCAAGTATGGGCATCAGCCTTATTTAGTGAAAATGAAGTGGGAAGTGACgaaattaatattagaaaaGATTTGCTTGATGATAGTAATGCTGCCAAAGACTTAATGGACAAAGtaaaaaagaaactgaAACCATTACTAAGAGTTGGAAATGAAATTCCATCTCAATTTGCTTGGCCAGCTAAGATGCCCGGTCCTTATACGGTCACAAAAAGAGTTGTCgatttgatgaattatcATCATGAGGTCCTCAATCTTAATTATCAAACAAAGGACGTCGATACATTTCAAAAACGTTGGTGTTGTGGTGAAGATCCGTTCCTATTTAAGGAAAGATGGGAGAAactttttaaagaatttgttagcgttgaaaaattagatccatcaaaaatatcagaGCTTTATGATACCATAAAATATGATTCGCTCCATAATCGTGAATTTTTAGAACACGCATTCGATCCTAGTGGATTTGATCATCAAATCATCGATGAGGTGTCCAGTCATTTCCTTGTTAATAACTACCCTGTCAATGTTTTGGCCAagaataatttcaaaatcacAGATACTGTACCTAAACATTCTAGCTCATCTACTGCTAGCAGGAGTTCTAGTCTTCTTGGGTCTTCAGGGTGGGTTATTGAAAGCAAAAAGCCAGtagattttgaaaagacTCAACAAAGTTCatgttttgaaaaaagacGTTTCATCCTTTTCcaagaattatttaagCTAACCAAAGTTCTATTTGACTTTATATGTCCTAAAGAATACGGCATTAAGGATTCAGAGAAATTAGATATTGGGCTCTTGACCTCTTTACCATTGGCCAGGCAAATTTTAGACGATATAGACGCAATGAAAACGAGACAAGACCCTGAGTGTATTGcatattttacaaaagaGTCTCATATCTAtacattattaaatattatttatgaatCAGGTATACCTATGAGAATTCCAAGGAATGCGTTACCTGAATTTGATTATCTTTCTCAGATTAATTTTGAACTATATGAAAGCACAGATGGCAATGGAGAAAAAATGCATTCGATTAGATTAAAAATGTCACCTGGTTGCCATACACAACATCCATTAGATGTCCAGCTTGATGATAAACACTATATAAGTTGTATTCACAAAATTTCTTTAACAAAACACTTGGATATTGATTATGTCCAAGAGAAGattagaaataaatttacaaGAGTTAACTTACCTAAGAAATTTACTCCAGTTAATATTACTAGTCCAAATCTAACATTTCAACCAGGTATGAGAGATTTTAACAAGATCAGTGATGTATCGTTGGAATCAAGGGAAACGGACAACACAAACAGTACAGATAATACCGAAAGCACTTTAAACTTGACGAAAGCTTCCGAATTGACTGTTTCGTCTATTGATGGTGTTTTGAATGCTACTTCAGATACTATTAACAAGTAG